The Paenibacillus sophorae genome has a segment encoding these proteins:
- a CDS encoding FG-GAP-like repeat-containing protein: MNIRYSVKRLLPAVLATMLFVPGTGYASPALFQNPYATGITKSTYSMSKGDINRDGLIDLILIENSDNRVSVILGKGDGTFASPVNYAVGSNPRRAVIDDFNKDAFPDLAVTNSYSNSVSVLLGKADGTFMDAVNFSAGDFPVGIVTADFDSNGTLDLVVTDSNSTKIALLKGNGNGTFQSPVYTEAGGQYPVPLAASDFNRDGIMDLVIGMNAGDILSILMGGADGTFESPVVYPARGNVTDFSIGDFNDDSQEDIAVLLNNNTGGGTGSFYILSGKGDGTFTAGPEYGADTFWYPLRMTMGDFDGDGFPDLVVHNQNANNTSMWYGDGSGGFNPVYYPVSVHDFATGDFNRDGKDDLAYTDFTRSLYIMNSAAEGELEFSDSQIDVAEDGDSAVVTVNRNVGSYGRTQVRVMTSDGTAAAGTDYVPVDEVLTFDEGETSKTVTIPVIDNAVYSAADRSFRVQLSSPTNGATLGAADSVTVAIHEDDASDSDAPVWPVNGEIKFTNVSHTAITLNWPEAVDDTGVTGYAVYMDGARLNTVTGSTYSYDISGLAPATAYHFSITAVDAYNHESAGLTGMAATLPIANSSDDTTAPVWPSGSQLILSNVSPSGVTLNWPEAVDDTGVAGYAVYMDGARLNTVTGSTYSYDISGLAPATAYHFSITAVDAYNHESAGLTGMAATLPIANSSDDTTAPVWPSGSQLILSNVSRSGVTLNWPEASDDVGTAGYEIYKDGAGLNTVTGSTYAYDISGLSPATTYTFSVRAVDAAGNVSIELTNTAKTQENNESNETAPLSSNANLKALSVVVNGSVLALSPAFKPEVQNYKAGTTENGADIYFAADDSSAKVTVNGTKVKDSLRVSLQEGDNLITVAVQAENGSIKTYRIMLHREAGDETQTETESGSTVGAGLDAAACTFTDIIGHWAKNDICAASSLGIVNGLSADTFRPNGVINRAEFTAMLIRTLRISSDTAALSFPDRANIPVWAEGYVSAAVRKGIIIGFPDGSFHPEQPVSRAEMAVFIYRAINWQADKGAASRTSFSDDAEIPAWAKPYVAAATEHDLLQGQNGNRFAPSSSLTRAEAAVIMLRLSKLQNQ, from the coding sequence TTGAATATCCGATATAGTGTGAAAAGATTACTTCCGGCGGTGCTGGCCACGATGCTGTTTGTGCCCGGTACGGGTTATGCTTCTCCTGCATTATTTCAAAATCCGTACGCTACGGGAATTACAAAGAGTACATATAGTATGTCGAAAGGGGACATAAATCGCGACGGGTTAATAGACTTGATCCTGATAGAAAACTCCGACAATCGGGTGTCTGTCATACTTGGAAAGGGGGACGGGACATTTGCTAGTCCTGTCAATTATGCTGTAGGCAGCAATCCGAGAAGAGCCGTTATTGATGATTTCAATAAAGACGCTTTTCCGGACTTGGCAGTAACCAATAGTTACAGTAACAGTGTATCCGTACTGCTCGGTAAAGCTGATGGGACGTTCATGGATGCTGTGAATTTTTCGGCAGGAGACTTTCCTGTTGGGATTGTCACTGCAGATTTTGACTCCAACGGCACGTTGGATTTAGTGGTAACGGACAGCAACAGTACAAAGATTGCGCTGCTGAAAGGAAACGGGAATGGGACGTTCCAGTCTCCTGTATATACGGAGGCAGGAGGACAATATCCGGTACCATTGGCAGCTTCGGATTTTAACCGGGACGGGATCATGGATTTGGTCATAGGCATGAACGCCGGTGATATCCTTTCTATCCTGATGGGAGGAGCAGACGGGACATTTGAGAGTCCGGTTGTTTATCCGGCCAGAGGAAACGTGACTGATTTTAGCATTGGTGACTTTAATGACGACAGCCAAGAGGACATTGCAGTTCTTCTCAACAATAATACCGGCGGGGGCACAGGCAGCTTTTATATTTTAAGCGGTAAAGGGGACGGAACGTTCACTGCCGGTCCGGAATATGGAGCAGACACATTCTGGTATCCGCTACGCATGACAATGGGAGACTTTGACGGGGACGGATTCCCGGATCTGGTTGTTCATAATCAAAATGCAAATAACACCTCCATGTGGTACGGAGATGGAAGCGGCGGATTCAATCCTGTGTATTATCCGGTAAGTGTCCATGATTTCGCGACCGGGGATTTCAACCGGGACGGGAAAGACGACCTGGCATATACTGACTTTACTCGTTCCCTGTACATTATGAACAGTGCCGCAGAAGGTGAATTGGAATTCAGCGACAGTCAAATCGATGTTGCAGAGGACGGGGACAGCGCAGTCGTAACCGTCAACAGGAATGTCGGCAGTTATGGCAGAACGCAGGTTCGGGTTATGACGTCGGACGGTACCGCAGCCGCTGGAACCGACTATGTTCCCGTAGACGAAGTCCTGACCTTTGATGAAGGGGAAACGAGCAAAACGGTTACAATTCCGGTTATCGATAACGCTGTATATTCTGCTGCGGATCGAAGCTTTCGGGTTCAGTTGAGTTCGCCAACCAATGGTGCGACGTTAGGAGCAGCAGACTCCGTTACCGTCGCCATTCATGAAGATGATGCATCTGATTCAGATGCTCCTGTGTGGCCGGTAAACGGAGAGATCAAGTTTACGAACGTGTCGCATACCGCCATTACATTGAACTGGCCGGAAGCCGTAGATGACACAGGCGTCACCGGGTACGCTGTTTATATGGATGGAGCCAGGTTGAATACAGTTACAGGCAGTACTTATAGTTACGACATCTCGGGTCTCGCTCCGGCAACGGCGTACCATTTTTCCATCACAGCAGTTGATGCATATAATCATGAAAGCGCGGGTCTGACTGGAATGGCAGCTACACTGCCCATTGCCAATTCTTCGGATGATACGACGGCTCCGGTCTGGCCATCCGGAAGCCAGCTTATCCTGTCCAACGTGAGCCCTAGCGGCGTAACATTGAACTGGCCGGAAGCCGTAGATGACACAGGCGTCGCCGGGTACGCTGTTTATATGGATGGAGCCAGGTTGAATACAGTTACAGGCAGTACTTATAGTTACGACATCTCGGGTCTCGCTCCGGCAACGGCGTACCATTTTTCCATCACAGCAGTTGATGCATATAATCATGAAAGCGCGGGTCTGACTGGAATGGCAGCTACACTGCCCATTGCCAATTCTTCGGATGATACGACGGCTCCGGTCTGGCCATCCGGAAGCCAGCTTATCCTGTCCAACGTGAGCCGTAGCGGCGTAACATTGAATTGGCCTGAGGCATCGGACGACGTAGGGACCGCCGGATACGAAATTTATAAGGATGGAGCCGGGTTGAATACAGTTACAGGCAGTACGTATGCTTACGATATCTCGGGTCTCTCCCCAGCAACGACGTACACATTTTCGGTTAGGGCTGTCGATGCCGCCGGAAACGTCAGTATCGAACTGACCAACACGGCAAAAACACAGGAAAATAACGAAAGCAACGAAACTGCCCCTTTATCGTCAAATGCCAATCTGAAAGCATTAAGTGTTGTCGTAAACGGAAGCGTGCTTGCTTTGAGTCCTGCGTTTAAACCGGAAGTGCAGAATTATAAGGCGGGTACGACAGAAAACGGGGCCGATATTTATTTTGCAGCGGATGATTCGTCAGCCAAGGTGACCGTTAACGGTACGAAAGTCAAGGACTCTCTTCGCGTATCATTACAAGAGGGGGACAACCTCATTACCGTTGCAGTACAGGCAGAGAACGGCAGCATAAAAACTTACCGGATCATGCTTCACCGGGAAGCAGGGGATGAGACACAGACAGAAACAGAGAGCGGTTCAACGGTTGGAGCAGGTCTGGACGCTGCTGCCTGTACCTTCACGGATATCATAGGACATTGGGCGAAAAACGATATATGTGCTGCTTCGTCTCTGGGAATAGTAAATGGCTTGTCTGCCGACACGTTTCGGCCGAACGGTGTGATCAACCGTGCTGAATTCACCGCAATGCTCATACGCACACTGAGAATTTCTTCGGATACCGCTGCTTTGTCTTTCCCAGACCGGGCAAATATTCCGGTATGGGCAGAAGGATACGTCAGCGCCGCGGTTAGGAAAGGTATCATTATCGGATTCCCCGATGGATCGTTCCATCCTGAGCAGCCAGTCAGCCGGGCGGAAATGGCCGTGTTCATTTACCGTGCAATAAATTGGCAGGCTGACAAAGGAGCCGCGAGCAGGACTTCTTTCTCGGATGATGCAGAGATCCCGGCCTGGGCGAAACCTTATGTAGCTGCCGCAACGGAGCATGATCTTTTACAGGGACAGAACGGGAATCGCTTCGCTCCTTCCTCATCGTTAACAAGGGCAGAGGCAGCCGTCATTATGCTGAGGTTATCTAAGCTGCAAAATCAGTGA
- a CDS encoding DUF7309 domain-containing protein, with protein sequence MKLLVEEARPMYEAAAAFKKLECWNWLSNSHIFGIQNPESDEIGYCCVMGNGGEMYGIAIYLGTEGLDVLLKLLRGELQGNPLFVQHCLLMSFGGRDELYPEEYKQIKDLGLSFRGRTAWPTFRLYEPGYVPWPVMTEEHLRYFSLCLEQAAALALEVQDDPDYLFEGQGERFLVRIPELAADQQHVWTSRWVVPKPLVEKNAELAPINEIRCAHIRKMPQPDNLVWEAGLYYLPAPVMEGERPYYPQLFIIGEQTTGMIIHSGLKQKDRILQHCADDLLSLLEKMNTRPAKLLFADEEMARTWLHLLGTLEIEVYVAERLPLLEEAVEDIINYFG encoded by the coding sequence GTGAAATTACTCGTTGAAGAAGCGCGGCCAATGTATGAAGCGGCGGCCGCTTTTAAAAAGCTTGAATGCTGGAACTGGCTGTCAAACAGCCATATCTTTGGCATACAGAATCCGGAGAGCGACGAAATTGGATACTGCTGCGTCATGGGAAACGGCGGAGAGATGTACGGTATTGCGATCTACTTAGGTACAGAGGGATTGGATGTTTTACTAAAGCTCCTGCGAGGCGAATTGCAGGGTAATCCGTTATTTGTTCAGCATTGTCTGCTTATGTCTTTTGGCGGTCGGGACGAGCTTTATCCCGAGGAATATAAACAGATCAAGGACTTGGGGCTCTCATTTCGCGGGCGGACGGCTTGGCCTACCTTTCGCTTGTACGAACCCGGTTATGTCCCGTGGCCTGTCATGACCGAGGAACACCTTCGCTACTTCTCCCTCTGTCTGGAGCAGGCTGCCGCACTTGCTTTGGAAGTTCAGGATGACCCCGATTATTTGTTTGAAGGACAAGGAGAGCGGTTTCTGGTCCGGATTCCGGAGCTTGCTGCGGATCAACAACATGTTTGGACCAGCCGGTGGGTCGTGCCGAAACCTTTGGTGGAGAAAAATGCGGAACTTGCGCCAATCAACGAAATTCGCTGCGCTCACATTCGAAAAATGCCGCAGCCGGACAATCTGGTTTGGGAAGCGGGGCTTTATTATTTGCCTGCGCCGGTGATGGAGGGAGAAAGACCCTATTATCCTCAACTTTTTATCATTGGGGAGCAGACTACGGGAATGATTATTCATTCGGGTTTAAAGCAGAAAGATCGGATTTTGCAGCATTGCGCCGATGATTTATTATCATTGCTGGAGAAAATGAACACAAGGCCCGCAAAGCTTTTGTTTGCCGATGAGGAGATGGCCAGAACCTGGCTTCACCTGCTGGGTACGCTTGAGATCGAAGTTTATGTGGCGGAGAGGCTTCCATTGCTTGAAGAAGCGGTGGAAGACATTATTAATTACTTTGGATAA
- a CDS encoding DUF6809 family protein, with protein sequence MSNILEGLFYGNLRPDECIHPNNPEYLLLTRKISNAMEAYKERLSADEFDSLEKLVDLLGESTSIYSAASFVHGFRMGALMMVEVYSEGEDFVQRKI encoded by the coding sequence ATGAGCAATATCTTGGAAGGCTTATTTTATGGGAATTTACGCCCTGACGAATGCATTCATCCCAATAATCCTGAATATCTTTTGCTGACCCGAAAAATTTCAAACGCAATGGAGGCTTATAAAGAGCGACTCTCAGCAGATGAGTTCGATTCTTTAGAAAAATTGGTTGATCTATTGGGCGAATCCACATCCATCTATTCAGCAGCCTCTTTTGTCCACGGGTTTCGGATGGGCGCATTGATGATGGTTGAAGTTTATAGCGAAGGCGAGGATTTTGTTCAGAGAAAAATATAA
- a CDS encoding SDR family NAD(P)-dependent oxidoreductase, producing the protein MICNGLYGAVGEASDEQIVHLFETNVLGSLRVARAAMPFLITQGHGHIVQLSSMAGHTSNPSIGLYSASKWAVEGAFEGLAKEVASFNIKLTLVEPGGIRTEFFVGNAVFGQAMEPYQDHPVGQFIRAMKSGGSNMATGDPRKMAREIIRCVARTTACCVWPWVADSYRAIRESLLSRLARTGVVERTGLLY; encoded by the coding sequence ATGATTTGCAATGGTCTGTACGGGGCGGTGGGAGAAGCAAGCGATGAGCAAATTGTGCATCTGTTCGAAACCAATGTGCTGGGATCATTACGGGTTGCCCGTGCCGCCATGCCTTTTCTCATAACCCAAGGACATGGGCATATTGTGCAGCTCTCAAGTATGGCGGGTCACACCTCGAATCCGAGCATCGGCTTGTACAGCGCGTCAAAATGGGCGGTTGAAGGAGCTTTCGAAGGCTTAGCGAAAGAAGTGGCCTCGTTTAATATCAAGCTTACATTGGTTGAACCCGGTGGAATCCGTACGGAGTTCTTCGTGGGCAACGCCGTATTTGGGCAAGCAATGGAACCTTACCAAGATCATCCGGTTGGACAGTTCATTAGGGCGATGAAAAGCGGCGGGTCGAACATGGCAACCGGCGATCCCCGAAAGATGGCGCGGGAAATCATCCGCTGCGTGGCCAGGACAACGGCTTGCTGCGTATGGCCTTGGGTAGCCGATTCTTACCGTGCTATCAGAGAATCGCTGCTGTCTAGGTTGGCCAGAACTGGAGTCGTAGAAAGAACTGGCCTACTCTACTGA
- a CDS encoding helix-turn-helix transcriptional regulator has product MNTNQSSRALGHFIKSHRERLQPSKAGITHSFGRRRTPGLRREEVAYLANVSVTYYTWLEQGRDVNPSQEVLQKIGEALHLDKDEQLHLYALSEMNTWQADEIAEAVDSRSLYAIVEQLKYPSFITNEKSDVLAWNRAAEIVISDFASWPADDRYIMNIMFSDLKYRERMVNWDAFASYSVAVFRGICDRHPDQSEYRDRVDRLCRESAEFKSLWEKHEIRQKKVNRAVFHFAETGNLEFQIHYAAMIDGNPDLHWCIYTPVPGTGTEEKLLKL; this is encoded by the coding sequence ATGAACACGAACCAATCATCCAGAGCGCTTGGTCATTTCATCAAATCCCACAGAGAACGCCTTCAACCCTCGAAAGCGGGAATTACGCATAGCTTCGGACGCAGAAGAACGCCGGGTCTCCGCAGGGAAGAAGTGGCTTATCTGGCTAATGTGAGCGTGACGTATTATACCTGGCTGGAACAGGGCCGCGACGTTAATCCTTCTCAGGAAGTGCTTCAAAAAATTGGAGAAGCCTTGCACCTGGATAAAGACGAACAACTGCATTTGTATGCCTTATCGGAAATGAACACATGGCAAGCCGATGAAATAGCCGAGGCCGTAGACAGCAGATCTTTATATGCAATCGTGGAGCAGTTAAAGTATCCTTCGTTTATTACCAATGAGAAGTCGGATGTATTGGCATGGAACAGGGCGGCGGAGATTGTCATCTCCGATTTCGCCTCTTGGCCTGCGGACGACCGGTACATTATGAACATCATGTTCTCGGATCTTAAATACAGGGAGCGTATGGTCAATTGGGACGCTTTTGCCTCCTATAGTGTCGCTGTCTTTCGCGGGATATGCGACCGGCACCCAGATCAATCCGAGTATCGCGACAGGGTCGATCGGCTGTGCCGGGAAAGTGCGGAATTCAAATCTTTATGGGAGAAGCATGAGATCCGGCAGAAAAAGGTCAATCGAGCCGTATTCCATTTCGCAGAGACGGGAAACTTGGAATTCCAGATTCATTACGCCGCCATGATTGACGGCAACCCGGATTTGCATTGGTGCATATACACGCCAGTTCCGGGTACCGGAACGGAAGAGAAGCTTTTGAAGTTGTAA
- a CDS encoding (Fe-S)-binding protein: MKMEKDTKEAGGRIKQLIVEELKTYVRENKGNFSEELQAPYYEEPIVQFAAADDPLFEEYKTLIGPDHATPREVFERSFGPGSYRGGSVISVVLPISEVIRRANRAQKSGASREWALLRTFGDEYFVNAIRGHLAAYLSSLGYRAVVPLDTDWYSIQGTASGPVSNWSERHVAYAAGLGSFSINDGFITEKGIAIRLFSVVTDLQAAPDARTAASHAGNCLLHSKGICGVCITRCPVQAISKEGHDKIGCMKFVYGQASRDWAVASGGDAKWGAGCGLCQTKVPCESRNPMRTGR; this comes from the coding sequence ATGAAAATGGAAAAGGATACGAAAGAGGCTGGGGGCCGTATTAAGCAATTAATCGTAGAGGAATTAAAGACTTATGTGCGGGAGAACAAAGGGAACTTCTCTGAAGAACTGCAGGCCCCTTACTACGAGGAGCCGATTGTTCAATTCGCAGCAGCGGATGATCCCTTGTTTGAGGAATATAAGACGCTTATCGGCCCTGACCATGCTACGCCGCGGGAAGTCTTTGAGCGGTCATTTGGCCCCGGCAGCTATAGGGGAGGCTCGGTGATCAGCGTGGTGCTGCCCATCAGCGAAGTCATCCGCCGGGCCAACCGGGCGCAGAAGTCCGGAGCTTCGCGGGAGTGGGCGTTGCTCCGGACATTCGGGGATGAGTATTTTGTGAATGCGATTCGCGGACATTTAGCTGCTTATTTGAGCAGTCTCGGCTACCGGGCGGTCGTCCCGCTGGACACCGATTGGTACAGCATTCAGGGCACGGCTTCGGGGCCAGTGTCCAATTGGTCGGAACGCCATGTCGCTTATGCTGCGGGCCTGGGCAGTTTCAGTATCAATGACGGCTTTATCACAGAAAAGGGGATTGCAATCCGCTTGTTCTCCGTTGTGACCGACCTGCAGGCGGCCCCGGATGCCAGAACAGCAGCAAGCCATGCGGGGAATTGCCTGCTCCACAGCAAAGGGATTTGCGGCGTCTGCATCACCCGCTGCCCGGTGCAGGCCATCAGCAAAGAGGGTCATGACAAAATCGGCTGCATGAAATTTGTGTACGGGCAAGCTTCCCGAGACTGGGCAGTAGCAAGTGGCGGCGATGCCAAATGGGGAGCCGGCTGCGGTCTGTGCCAGACCAAGGTGCCTTGTGAGAGCAGAAATCCGATGCGGACTGGACGGTGA
- a CDS encoding MarR family winged helix-turn-helix transcriptional regulator has translation MNNTSSENKASSVCNCINLRRASLVITELYDRYLAPSGLNNSQFSLLRHIDRLGPASVSDVALVMRLDRTTLVRNLKAMEQQGYVEDTAAKGSRSRQLTLTESGKAVHAAAGQLWDEAQGFVEQSLGKEDLAALTVLLSKVETLMP, from the coding sequence ATGAACAACACGTCATCAGAGAACAAAGCATCGTCAGTCTGCAACTGCATCAATTTACGCCGGGCTTCGCTGGTTATCACGGAGCTGTATGATCGGTATCTTGCACCTAGTGGGCTGAATAATAGCCAATTTTCACTTCTGCGGCACATTGACCGGCTGGGACCGGCAAGTGTAAGCGATGTGGCATTGGTGATGCGGCTCGACCGGACAACACTTGTGCGCAATCTGAAAGCCATGGAGCAACAAGGTTATGTTGAGGATACAGCAGCCAAGGGAAGCCGGAGCCGCCAATTGACTTTGACAGAGAGTGGGAAAGCCGTACATGCGGCTGCGGGACAGTTGTGGGATGAAGCGCAAGGTTTTGTGGAGCAATCGCTGGGTAAAGAGGATTTGGCAGCACTAACTGTTCTGTTATCCAAAGTGGAGACTCTTATGCCGTAA
- a CDS encoding MarR family winged helix-turn-helix transcriptional regulator gives MNLFKSHGFLLNRLAHIGSNQLEKELLSQFDITLSQWAVLSIVWEEEGIALSRIQEVLDVKVSTASGVLKRMEKKGLILRSQNKNDKREIQLFLTEKSKKLEKEVIQTVKDFNKRLLADFSPEEKALFTSFIQRGFNNLKK, from the coding sequence ATGAACTTATTTAAAAGCCATGGATTTTTGCTAAATAGACTCGCACATATTGGTTCGAACCAGCTGGAAAAAGAGCTATTGAGTCAATTTGATATTACGTTAAGTCAGTGGGCGGTTTTGTCCATCGTGTGGGAAGAAGAAGGGATTGCATTATCGAGGATTCAAGAGGTATTGGATGTAAAGGTCTCAACAGCATCCGGAGTCTTAAAGAGAATGGAGAAAAAAGGCTTAATCCTGCGAAGTCAAAATAAAAATGACAAACGGGAAATTCAATTATTTCTAACGGAAAAATCAAAAAAGTTGGAGAAAGAAGTAATTCAGACGGTTAAAGACTTCAATAAAAGGCTATTGGCTGATTTTTCGCCGGAGGAAAAAGCACTGTTTACGAGTTTCATTCAGCGCGGGTTCAATAACTTAAAGAAATGA
- a CDS encoding alpha/beta hydrolase family protein gives MVLQKEAFLRASNYYRTAEFFLKNDEPIRLECYKKSVEAFRQAIQLMSENCAQIDIPFEDGYLSSYLFTVDKDAPTLIFIGGYDSTVEELYFAGGAAALKRGFNVLIFDGPGQGEALRIQKTVARFDFEKPVSAALDYLEDHTEIDTNKFVALLGMSLGGYYAARAAAFEKRIDACILFDVFTDAWESITQKNPIIKKVESNSAAIKFDVSKLDANTRWLIQNGLWVFGCKELSDMPDKIKKFTVKGI, from the coding sequence ATAGTATTACAGAAGGAAGCTTTTCTTAGAGCGAGTAATTATTATCGTACAGCCGAGTTCTTTTTGAAGAATGACGAGCCGATCCGGTTGGAATGTTATAAGAAAAGTGTAGAAGCGTTTAGACAAGCAATACAGCTAATGAGTGAAAATTGTGCGCAAATCGATATTCCTTTTGAAGACGGGTATCTAAGCAGCTATTTATTTACAGTCGATAAAGATGCGCCAACCCTTATTTTTATAGGTGGATATGATTCAACAGTTGAAGAACTATACTTCGCTGGCGGTGCCGCTGCACTGAAGAGAGGGTTCAATGTTTTGATTTTTGATGGTCCCGGTCAAGGAGAGGCTTTACGAATTCAAAAAACGGTTGCCAGATTTGATTTTGAAAAGCCGGTAAGTGCTGCTCTTGATTATTTGGAAGACCATACGGAAATAGACACCAATAAATTTGTGGCTTTATTAGGCATGAGTTTAGGCGGTTATTATGCGGCAAGAGCTGCTGCGTTTGAAAAAAGAATAGATGCTTGCATCCTTTTTGATGTTTTTACCGATGCGTGGGAATCGATTACTCAAAAAAATCCAATAATTAAAAAGGTCGAATCCAACTCCGCTGCTATAAAATTTGATGTCTCAAAGCTGGATGCGAATACACGCTGGCTGATTCAAAATGGACTATGGGTCTTCGGATGCAAAGAATTATCGGATATGCCGGATAAAATAAAAAAATTCACAGTCAAAGGTATTTAG
- a CDS encoding alpha/beta fold hydrolase: protein MRSDNQWQAYEENQQLTAETVETSFVEAGGVTFAFRTFGAKSVVPLVMVQRFRGTLDDWDPALINRLAQDRTIIMFDNAGVGLSSGEAPDTIEGMAEYAIAFIEALGLTQVDLLGFSMGGYVAQQVTVERPDLVRRLILAGTGSGAAEGAQKGEAEVFKVAFKPVNEPEDFLFLFFDSTETSRAAGEEYLLRLQRRTVSRAPLVKAESVKAQIHAIVAWGTQSAFERLVDLKQPVLVANGKNDIMIPTFNSYLLFQQIPNAELALYPDSGHGFLFQYAEAFSRRISEFLK from the coding sequence GTGAGAAGTGACAATCAATGGCAAGCTTATGAAGAAAACCAACAACTTACTGCGGAAACAGTCGAGACTTCTTTTGTAGAAGCGGGCGGTGTAACGTTCGCATTCCGAACATTTGGCGCCAAGTCGGTGGTACCGCTCGTCATGGTTCAACGTTTCAGAGGCACGCTTGATGATTGGGACCCTGCATTAATAAATCGATTGGCACAAGATAGAACCATTATTATGTTTGATAATGCCGGTGTTGGTCTATCGTCCGGTGAAGCACCCGATACCATTGAAGGAATGGCCGAGTATGCCATTGCTTTCATCGAAGCGCTTGGTCTAACGCAAGTGGATCTGCTCGGTTTCTCGATGGGCGGCTATGTTGCACAGCAGGTGACGGTTGAGCGTCCGGATTTGGTTCGCCGGCTGATTCTCGCAGGTACTGGCTCCGGAGCGGCGGAAGGGGCTCAAAAAGGGGAAGCCGAAGTTTTCAAAGTAGCGTTCAAGCCGGTCAATGAACCGGAGGATTTCCTCTTCTTGTTCTTTGACTCTACGGAAACAAGCAGAGCGGCGGGAGAGGAATACCTGCTTCGACTACAAAGAAGAACGGTCTCTCGGGCTCCACTGGTTAAGGCGGAGTCGGTTAAAGCACAAATTCATGCCATCGTTGCATGGGGCACCCAGTCCGCATTTGAACGTCTGGTGGACTTGAAGCAGCCTGTTCTTGTAGCCAATGGTAAAAACGATATTATGATTCCGACCTTCAATTCCTATTTATTGTTTCAACAGATCCCGAACGCTGAGCTAGCCCTTTACCCGGATTCCGGTCATGGTTTCCTGTTCCAGTATGCGGAAGCATTCAGTCGGCGGATCTCGGAATTTCTCAAATAG
- a CDS encoding YhgE/Pip domain-containing protein, with product MNTVKELLKMKTTIIGIATALLFQLVFSIIWMTGYEGMSDRIDELSIAVVNEDAQSGAVISKQLSAGLPVHVETAADMESARDRLEDRHIQMIVHIPAGFTSLVAGQDSKASIQYVVNESNPAMIKSIMTSIASQVTAAANKQAIAAGAHTVLSQGMPAEKAAAVSGVLSERVVSDIQSVNIVNGTNNQMVPMMMVLASFVGAMIMAQNLEISMTAISDRTGRLQRLGARFAITIPVAIIVSLVGTSLVMLLGGQVEQGFLALWGFQTLFVLTFMIVAQTLLVLLGTAGMLLNIVLLSVQLVSSGAMMPREMLSGFYFNLGGVLPATYAVEGLMNLLFGGPGIGSIATALLVIAAVMALVMIGMTALRREPASNEAVAPAGQTRSNTVPES from the coding sequence ATGAATACAGTCAAGGAATTATTGAAAATGAAGACGACGATAATCGGCATTGCTACCGCGCTGCTCTTTCAGTTGGTCTTTTCCATCATCTGGATGACAGGTTATGAGGGCATGTCCGACCGAATCGACGAGCTGAGCATCGCGGTCGTTAACGAGGATGCGCAAAGCGGGGCCGTTATTTCGAAGCAGTTGTCGGCGGGGCTGCCCGTCCATGTGGAGACGGCAGCGGATATGGAGTCCGCACGAGATCGGCTGGAAGACCGCCACATTCAGATGATTGTGCATATACCCGCAGGCTTTACGTCGCTTGTGGCGGGACAGGACAGTAAGGCATCCATTCAGTATGTTGTGAACGAGTCCAATCCAGCGATGATCAAGAGCATAATGACCTCCATCGCCTCCCAGGTAACAGCAGCAGCGAATAAGCAAGCAATCGCGGCGGGCGCCCATACCGTACTGTCACAGGGAATGCCGGCGGAGAAAGCAGCGGCCGTGTCGGGCGTGTTGTCCGAGCGAGTCGTTTCCGATATCCAGTCGGTGAACATCGTCAACGGGACGAACAACCAGATGGTGCCGATGATGATGGTGCTCGCCTCGTTTGTCGGGGCGATGATTATGGCTCAAAATCTGGAAATATCCATGACGGCAATCTCCGACCGCACAGGACGCTTGCAGCGGCTCGGCGCCCGCTTCGCCATTACGATTCCGGTAGCCATCATCGTGTCGCTCGTCGGAACGTCGCTTGTCATGCTGCTAGGCGGACAGGTCGAACAAGGATTTTTGGCCTTGTGGGGCTTCCAGACACTATTCGTGCTTACGTTCATGATCGTCGCGCAGACGCTGCTTGTGCTGCTCGGCACGGCCGGCATGCTGCTGAACATTGTGCTGCTGTCCGTGCAGCTCGTGTCCTCCGGAGCGATGATGCCGCGCGAAATGCTGTCCGGCTTTTACTTCAATCTCGGTGGCGTACTCCCGGCTACTTACGCGGTGGAAGGACTAATGAATCTGCTGTTCGGTGGCCCTGGGATCGGAAGCATTGCCACGGCACTGCTCGTCATTGCGGCGGTGATGGCGCTCGTGATGATCGGAATGACAGCCCTGCGCAGGGAACCGGCGTCTAATGAGGCTGTTGCGCCCGCAGGTCAGACTCGCTCAAATACGGTGCCAGAATCATAA